In Triticum urartu cultivar G1812 chromosome 6, Tu2.1, whole genome shotgun sequence, the following proteins share a genomic window:
- the LOC125514279 gene encoding DNA-binding protein SMUBP-2-like isoform X2 produces the protein MSLDLFSSRFLFSSGAAKKLPSRRRVTFVAAAPSSPSTPSPARSQDASSSSRQRSVRATPLSPSKGVSRPAGSNGRTRRRRQRKTVEGGQEQGGCVPSAEEASIKVGTLYENGDPLGRKELGRCVVEWLRQGMQSMASKFASAELQGDMADLTTAALTLNWASAEGQLGFVIQAQPYLSSIPMPKGLESLCFKACTHYPTLFDHFQRELRGVLLSYQNQGLIYDWRSTQTWKLLKEMANSTHHRAAVRRTTPRTKAVHSSIGISLKKVRLMQDRIEDFVRHMSELLRIERDAELEFTQEELNATTMLDNNSKPSKPVEYLVTHGQAQQEQCDTICNLSVISSSTGLGGLHLVLFRIEGEHKLPPTTLSPGDMVCVRTCNSRGEGATSCMQGFLYNLGEDGCSITVALESRHGDPTFSRLFGKSVRIDRIQGLADALTYERNLEALMLLQRNGLLKSNASIDVVATLFGDSKDVMKMEQNCLIDWGESSLPDPRLSERCAFDDSQLRALSLGLNKKRPVLVIQGPPGTGKTVLLTELIVRAVRQGESVLVTAPSNAAVDNMVERLSRTGLNIVRVGNPARISPSVTSKSLAEIVNGRLGQFRKELERKRTDLRKDLRDCIEDDSLAAGIRQLLKQLGRDLEMKEKETIMEVLSDAQVVLSTNTGAADPLIRKTGCFDLVIIDEAGQGIEPSCWIPILQGKRCILAGDHCQLAPAILSRKALEGGLGKSMMERASLLHDGLLTTRLTVQHRMHDSIASWASKEMYQGLLQSSHSVASHLLADSPVVKDTWITRCPLLLLDTRMPYGILNVDCVEHLDPAGTGSFYNDGEADIVTQHVLNLVHCGVSPSEIAIQSPYIAQVQLLREKLEEYPGLSGVEVSTVDSFQGREADAVVLSMVRSNPLGAVGFMGDSRLMNVAITRARRHVTVVCDTSTICHSTFLARLLRHIRR, from the exons ATGTCTCTTGATCTCTTTTCGTCCAGGTTCTTGTTTTCTTCTGGCGCTGCCAAGAAGCTCCCCAGCAGGAGAAGGGTCACGTTCGTTGCTGCCGCTCCTTCGTCTCCGTCCACACCATCGCCGGCACGGTCGCAGGATGCCTCCTCCTCTTCCAGGCAAAGGAGTGTACGTGCCACGCCGTTGAGTCCCAGCAAAGGTGTGTCTCGACCCGCCGGTAGCAATGGCAGGactaggaggaggaggcagaggaaGACGGTCGAGGGAGGGCAAGAACAAGGCGGCTGCGTGCCGTCGGCGGAGGAGGCGTCCATAAAGGTAGGGACGCTGTATGAGAACGGCGATCCACTAGGGCGGAAGGAGCTTGGCCGGTGTGTGGTGGAGTGGCTAAGGCAGGGGATGCAGTCCATGGCATCCAAATTCGCTTCCGCCGAGCTTCAGGGTGACATGGCGGACCTCACCACAGCGGCATTGACTCTGAATTGGGCATCGGCAGAAGGCCAGCTTGGATTTGTGATCCAGGCACAGCCTTATCTCTCATCCATCCCCATGCCCAAGGGTCTGGAGTCACTCTGCTTCAAGGCCTGTACGCACTACCCCACCCTTTTCGACCATTTCCAGCGTGAGCTCCGTGGTGTCCTGCTGAGTTATCAGAACCAGGGGCTCATCTACGACTGGCGCTCCACGCAGACATGGAAGCTGTTGAAGGAAATGGCCAATTCTACTCATCACCGGGCAGCTGTGCGCAGGACGACACCACGAACTAAAGCAGTTCATAGTAGCATCGGCATAAGCCTCAAGAAGGTAAGGCTGATGCAGGATAGGATTGAAGACTTTGTGAGGCATATGTCAGAGCTACTGCGCATCGAGCGAGATGCGGAGCTGGAGTTTACACAGGAGGAGCTGAATGCCACCACTATGCTCGACAACAATTCCAAGCCATCCAAGCCAGTTGAGTACTTGGTGACCCATGGGCAGGCTCAGCAGGAGCAGTGTGACACCATTTGCAACTTGAGTGTCATCAGCAGCTCAACTG GATTGGGAGGTCTACATTTGGTTCTGTTCAGAATTGAAGGTGAACACAAGCTGCCTCCAACGACACTGTCACCTGGGGACATGGTTTGTGTGAGAACATGTAATAGCCGTGGTGAGGGAGCCACTTCTTGCATGCAAGGCTTTCTTTATAATCTCGGGGAGGACGGTTGCAGCATAACTGTGGCTCTGGAATCTCGCCATGGTGACCCAACCTTCTCCAGGTTATTTGGGAAAAGTGTGCGCATTGACCGGATACAGGGATTGGCTGATGCACTTACTTATGAG CGGAATCTTGAAGCATTGATGCTGCTTCAAAGGAATGGTTTGCTGAAAAGTAATGCTTCCATTGATGTGGTAGCTACTCTGTTCGGTGACAGCAAAGATGTTATGAAGATGGAGCAGAATTGCCTGATTGATTGGGGTGAATCAAGTCTACCTGATCCAAGGCTATCAGAGAGGTGTGCATTTGATGACTCCCAGTTAAGGGCTCTCTCATTAGGCCTGAACAAGAAGAGGCCTGTTCTAGTCATCCAGGGGCCTCCTGGCACGGGCAAGACAGTTTTGCTCACGGAACTCATTGTACGTGCTGTCCGACAAGGTGAAAGTGTCCTTGTGACAGCTCCAAGCAATGCGGCAGTCGATAACATGGTTGAAAGGTTGTCAAGAACTGGCTTAAACATTGTGCGAGTTGGAAACCCTGCTCGAATATCACCATCGGTTACTTCGAAGTCCTTGGCAGAGATTGTAAATGGAAGGCTTGGTCAGTTTAGGAAGGAGCTTGAGAGAAAGAGAACTGACTTAAGAAAGGACTTGAGGGACTGCATAGAGGACGATTCTTTAGCTGCAGGCATTCGTCAACTTCTGAAGCAACTTGGGAGGGATCTGgaaatgaaagaaaaagaaacGATCATGGAAGTGCTATCTGATGCACAGGTTGTGCTTTCTACTAACACAGGGGCAGCCGATCCACTTATCAGGAAAACTGGTTGTTTTGACTTGGTAATTATAGATGAAGCAGGTCAAGGAATTGAGCCCTCTTGCTGGATTCCCATACTGCAGGGAAAACGTTGTATTCTTGCGGGTGATCATTGCCAACTTGCACCTGCCATATTGTCAAGGAAGGCCCTGGAAGGTGGGCTTGGTAAATCTATGATGGAAAGGGCTTCATTGTTGCATGATGGATTGCTTACTACAAGACTGACAGTCCAGCATAGAATGCATGATTCAATAGCCAGTTGGGCATCTAAAGAGATGTATCAGGGGTTACTCCAGTCTTCTCATTCTGTTGCTTCGCATCTTCTTGCCGACTCTCCAGTTGTAAAG GATACTTGGATAACACGGTGCCCACTGCTTTTACTTGATACCCGAATGCCATACGGAATTCTAAACGTTGATTGTGTGGAGCATTTAGACCCTGCTGGCACAGGATCATTTTATAATGATGGAGAAGCAGACATAGTTACACAGCATGTTCTCAATCTTGTGCATTGTG gaGTGTCTCCAAGTGAGATAGCCATCCAGTCTCCCTACATTGCTCAAGTTCAATTATTAAGAGAGAAGTTAGAAGAATATCCAGGGCTTTCTGGGGTTGAGGTTTCAACAGTAGATAGCTTTCAAGGGAGGGAGGCAGATGCGGTGGTCCTATCGATG GTTCGGTCAAACCCACTGGGAGCTGTAGGGTTCATGGGCGACAGCAGGCTAATGAATGTGGCTATCACAAGGGCACGCCGGCATGTCACTGTGGTATGTGACACCTCGACCATTTGCCACAGCACCTTCCTCGCCCGGCTCCTCCGTCATATCAGGCG CTAG
- the LOC125514279 gene encoding DNA-binding protein SMUBP-2-like isoform X1, producing the protein MSLDLFSSRFLFSSGAAKKLPSRRRVTFVAAAPSSPSTPSPARSQDASSSSRQRSVRATPLSPSKGVSRPAGSNGRTRRRRQRKTVEGGQEQGGCVPSAEEASIKVGTLYENGDPLGRKELGRCVVEWLRQGMQSMASKFASAELQGDMADLTTAALTLNWASAEGQLGFVIQAQPYLSSIPMPKGLESLCFKACTHYPTLFDHFQRELRGVLLSYQNQGLIYDWRSTQTWKLLKEMANSTHHRAAVRRTTPRTKAVHSSIGISLKKVRLMQDRIEDFVRHMSELLRIERDAELEFTQEELNATTMLDNNSKPSKPVEYLVTHGQAQQEQCDTICNLSVISSSTGLGGLHLVLFRIEGEHKLPPTTLSPGDMVCVRTCNSRGEGATSCMQGFLYNLGEDGCSITVALESRHGDPTFSRLFGKSVRIDRIQGLADALTYERNLEALMLLQRNGLLKSNASIDVVATLFGDSKDVMKMEQNCLIDWGESSLPDPRLSERCAFDDSQLRALSLGLNKKRPVLVIQGPPGTGKTVLLTELIVRAVRQGESVLVTAPSNAAVDNMVERLSRTGLNIVRVGNPARISPSVTSKSLAEIVNGRLGQFRKELERKRTDLRKDLRDCIEDDSLAAGIRQLLKQLGRDLEMKEKETIMEVLSDAQVVLSTNTGAADPLIRKTGCFDLVIIDEAGQGIEPSCWIPILQGKRCILAGDHCQLAPAILSRKALEGGLGKSMMERASLLHDGLLTTRLTVQHRMHDSIASWASKEMYQGLLQSSHSVASHLLADSPVVKDTWITRCPLLLLDTRMPYGILNVDCVEHLDPAGTGSFYNDGEADIVTQHVLNLVHCGVSPSEIAIQSPYIAQVQLLREKLEEYPGLSGVEVSTVDSFQGREADAVVLSMVRSNPLGAVGFMGDSRLMNVAITRARRHVTVVCDTSTICHSTFLARLLRHIRRYGLVKHVAPGSLDGVSGLGFTQPTLPSIS; encoded by the exons ATGTCTCTTGATCTCTTTTCGTCCAGGTTCTTGTTTTCTTCTGGCGCTGCCAAGAAGCTCCCCAGCAGGAGAAGGGTCACGTTCGTTGCTGCCGCTCCTTCGTCTCCGTCCACACCATCGCCGGCACGGTCGCAGGATGCCTCCTCCTCTTCCAGGCAAAGGAGTGTACGTGCCACGCCGTTGAGTCCCAGCAAAGGTGTGTCTCGACCCGCCGGTAGCAATGGCAGGactaggaggaggaggcagaggaaGACGGTCGAGGGAGGGCAAGAACAAGGCGGCTGCGTGCCGTCGGCGGAGGAGGCGTCCATAAAGGTAGGGACGCTGTATGAGAACGGCGATCCACTAGGGCGGAAGGAGCTTGGCCGGTGTGTGGTGGAGTGGCTAAGGCAGGGGATGCAGTCCATGGCATCCAAATTCGCTTCCGCCGAGCTTCAGGGTGACATGGCGGACCTCACCACAGCGGCATTGACTCTGAATTGGGCATCGGCAGAAGGCCAGCTTGGATTTGTGATCCAGGCACAGCCTTATCTCTCATCCATCCCCATGCCCAAGGGTCTGGAGTCACTCTGCTTCAAGGCCTGTACGCACTACCCCACCCTTTTCGACCATTTCCAGCGTGAGCTCCGTGGTGTCCTGCTGAGTTATCAGAACCAGGGGCTCATCTACGACTGGCGCTCCACGCAGACATGGAAGCTGTTGAAGGAAATGGCCAATTCTACTCATCACCGGGCAGCTGTGCGCAGGACGACACCACGAACTAAAGCAGTTCATAGTAGCATCGGCATAAGCCTCAAGAAGGTAAGGCTGATGCAGGATAGGATTGAAGACTTTGTGAGGCATATGTCAGAGCTACTGCGCATCGAGCGAGATGCGGAGCTGGAGTTTACACAGGAGGAGCTGAATGCCACCACTATGCTCGACAACAATTCCAAGCCATCCAAGCCAGTTGAGTACTTGGTGACCCATGGGCAGGCTCAGCAGGAGCAGTGTGACACCATTTGCAACTTGAGTGTCATCAGCAGCTCAACTG GATTGGGAGGTCTACATTTGGTTCTGTTCAGAATTGAAGGTGAACACAAGCTGCCTCCAACGACACTGTCACCTGGGGACATGGTTTGTGTGAGAACATGTAATAGCCGTGGTGAGGGAGCCACTTCTTGCATGCAAGGCTTTCTTTATAATCTCGGGGAGGACGGTTGCAGCATAACTGTGGCTCTGGAATCTCGCCATGGTGACCCAACCTTCTCCAGGTTATTTGGGAAAAGTGTGCGCATTGACCGGATACAGGGATTGGCTGATGCACTTACTTATGAG CGGAATCTTGAAGCATTGATGCTGCTTCAAAGGAATGGTTTGCTGAAAAGTAATGCTTCCATTGATGTGGTAGCTACTCTGTTCGGTGACAGCAAAGATGTTATGAAGATGGAGCAGAATTGCCTGATTGATTGGGGTGAATCAAGTCTACCTGATCCAAGGCTATCAGAGAGGTGTGCATTTGATGACTCCCAGTTAAGGGCTCTCTCATTAGGCCTGAACAAGAAGAGGCCTGTTCTAGTCATCCAGGGGCCTCCTGGCACGGGCAAGACAGTTTTGCTCACGGAACTCATTGTACGTGCTGTCCGACAAGGTGAAAGTGTCCTTGTGACAGCTCCAAGCAATGCGGCAGTCGATAACATGGTTGAAAGGTTGTCAAGAACTGGCTTAAACATTGTGCGAGTTGGAAACCCTGCTCGAATATCACCATCGGTTACTTCGAAGTCCTTGGCAGAGATTGTAAATGGAAGGCTTGGTCAGTTTAGGAAGGAGCTTGAGAGAAAGAGAACTGACTTAAGAAAGGACTTGAGGGACTGCATAGAGGACGATTCTTTAGCTGCAGGCATTCGTCAACTTCTGAAGCAACTTGGGAGGGATCTGgaaatgaaagaaaaagaaacGATCATGGAAGTGCTATCTGATGCACAGGTTGTGCTTTCTACTAACACAGGGGCAGCCGATCCACTTATCAGGAAAACTGGTTGTTTTGACTTGGTAATTATAGATGAAGCAGGTCAAGGAATTGAGCCCTCTTGCTGGATTCCCATACTGCAGGGAAAACGTTGTATTCTTGCGGGTGATCATTGCCAACTTGCACCTGCCATATTGTCAAGGAAGGCCCTGGAAGGTGGGCTTGGTAAATCTATGATGGAAAGGGCTTCATTGTTGCATGATGGATTGCTTACTACAAGACTGACAGTCCAGCATAGAATGCATGATTCAATAGCCAGTTGGGCATCTAAAGAGATGTATCAGGGGTTACTCCAGTCTTCTCATTCTGTTGCTTCGCATCTTCTTGCCGACTCTCCAGTTGTAAAG GATACTTGGATAACACGGTGCCCACTGCTTTTACTTGATACCCGAATGCCATACGGAATTCTAAACGTTGATTGTGTGGAGCATTTAGACCCTGCTGGCACAGGATCATTTTATAATGATGGAGAAGCAGACATAGTTACACAGCATGTTCTCAATCTTGTGCATTGTG gaGTGTCTCCAAGTGAGATAGCCATCCAGTCTCCCTACATTGCTCAAGTTCAATTATTAAGAGAGAAGTTAGAAGAATATCCAGGGCTTTCTGGGGTTGAGGTTTCAACAGTAGATAGCTTTCAAGGGAGGGAGGCAGATGCGGTGGTCCTATCGATG GTTCGGTCAAACCCACTGGGAGCTGTAGGGTTCATGGGCGACAGCAGGCTAATGAATGTGGCTATCACAAGGGCACGCCGGCATGTCACTGTGGTATGTGACACCTCGACCATTTGCCACAGCACCTTCCTCGCCCGGCTCCTCCGTCATATCAGGCGGTATGGACTAGTAAAACATGTTGCACCTGGTTCCCTAGATGGAGTTTCCGGCCTCGGTTTCACCCAGCCCACTCTTCCATCTATCAGCTAG